The Amycolatopsis solani genome has a window encoding:
- a CDS encoding SpoIIE family protein phosphatase — MFAADDEVGGDLARVDWTSTPLGVPAGWPQSLRTAVSILLSSRFSMWMAWGPELTFFCNAAYRRDTLGRKYPWALGRPASEVWAEIWDDIGPRIQTVLSTGKATWDEALLLFLERSGYPEETYHTFSYSPLRDDTGQVVGMLCVVTEETERVIGERRMAMLRDLGSDPSVVQTEQQVLAFAGRQLGQDLRDLPFTLTYLFDRAGAVLVATTGVEVEPAATAWPVDAVAGGEAVVVELDSAVLPELPTGSWPEPPDRALVVPLRQQGSTPYGFLVAALNRYRELDDGYRGFIDLVAGHIAAGIASARSYQAQQRRAEELAELDRAKTTFFSNISHEFRTPLTLILGPVQELRGRWAEADARDREELEVVHRNSLRLSKLVNTLLDFSRIEAGRMRARYEPVDLAAVTAELASVFRSAVERAGLTFTVDCPPLREPVHLDRGMWEQVVFNLLSNALKFTFDGAITVTVGRDDERAVVTVTDTGVGVPAAEMPRLFERFHRIENTRARSGEGSGIGLALVRELVELHGGTIAAESTEGAGTAFVVRLPFGAAHLPAEALAPAATHAAPSPVAEQYVQEALRWLPDEAHADNAPRPAEISAAVPARVLVADDNADMREYLTRLLRDADYVVTTAVDGRKALEAARTDPPDLVISDVMMPGLDGLALVAELRGDARTAAVPVLLLSARAGQEAAIEGLQAGADDYLVKPFAAAELLARVRANVELARLRNHHARWRTALVDSLQEAFFVCDEHGSVVEINATFTDILGFGPEGLPYEPLHPWWPDAATDPDAHEQTAEAFAVLLGDPQGSYTVPVTHRDGHRVWVTASFNHVDDPETGRQVTVGTFRDVTGEHYTVQRQAALATLSQQLAQADTVAEAVTASVEELRRVWKARRVLAVTFPALAEPQLVCAGEPRQWTQLPPEVRQTIEALRTGDPLIPATGDPGAVGVALQHPAGVLVLWLELAERRRFTSEDETLLTVLAGRLGQGLSRVHQHDQQRETALALQHAILGPQNLPGAFAVRYQPATRPLQVGGDWYDVVDLDDGRIALVVGDCVGHGLAAATVMGQLRSACRALLLEHSTPAAALAALDRFAARLPGATCTTALCAVLTPETGELAYSSAGHPPPVLVHADRTTQLLEDGHSVPLGVRADVARPEARIVIPPRGTLLLYTDGLVERRRRPLDEGISRAAELLENSSTTTPDELADKLMTGLAPAAGYEDDVAVLLYRQPGPLDIGFPADAGQLAPTRRALRGWLDRCGLDAEQIQNVLVAVGEAVANAIEHGHRDTPGDPIRLSAIALADQVHVTVTDSGTWKAPQPSENSRRGRGMTLMRELVSEVSVHPTTGGTAVHLHARIPV; from the coding sequence GTGTTCGCCGCCGACGACGAAGTCGGGGGCGACCTGGCGCGGGTGGATTGGACGTCGACACCGCTGGGCGTACCGGCGGGCTGGCCGCAGAGCCTGCGGACCGCGGTGAGCATCCTGTTGTCGTCACGGTTCTCGATGTGGATGGCCTGGGGCCCGGAGCTGACGTTCTTCTGCAACGCCGCCTATCGCCGGGACACCCTGGGCCGGAAGTACCCGTGGGCGCTGGGCCGGCCGGCGAGCGAGGTGTGGGCGGAGATCTGGGACGACATCGGTCCCCGGATCCAGACGGTGCTCTCCACCGGCAAGGCGACCTGGGACGAGGCGTTGCTGCTGTTCCTGGAGCGCTCGGGCTACCCGGAGGAGACCTACCACACGTTCTCCTACAGTCCCTTGCGCGACGACACCGGCCAGGTGGTCGGCATGCTCTGCGTCGTCACCGAAGAGACCGAGCGGGTCATCGGCGAGCGCCGGATGGCGATGCTGCGGGACCTCGGCTCGGACCCGAGCGTCGTGCAGACCGAACAGCAGGTGCTCGCCTTCGCCGGCCGGCAACTCGGCCAGGACCTGCGTGACCTCCCGTTCACCCTGACCTACCTCTTCGATCGCGCGGGCGCCGTGCTCGTCGCGACGACCGGCGTCGAGGTCGAGCCCGCGGCCACCGCCTGGCCGGTGGATGCCGTGGCCGGGGGAGAGGCGGTGGTGGTCGAGCTGGACAGCGCGGTCTTGCCGGAGCTGCCGACGGGCTCGTGGCCGGAGCCGCCCGACCGCGCCCTGGTCGTGCCCCTGCGGCAGCAGGGCAGCACCCCGTACGGATTCCTGGTGGCGGCGTTGAACCGCTACCGCGAACTGGACGACGGCTACCGCGGCTTCATCGACCTGGTGGCCGGGCACATCGCCGCGGGCATCGCCAGCGCCCGCAGCTACCAGGCCCAGCAGCGCCGGGCGGAAGAACTGGCGGAGCTGGACCGGGCGAAGACGACGTTCTTCTCCAACATCAGCCACGAATTCCGGACGCCGTTGACGCTGATCCTGGGGCCGGTCCAGGAGCTGCGTGGCCGCTGGGCCGAGGCGGACGCGCGGGACCGCGAAGAGCTCGAGGTCGTGCACCGCAACAGCCTGCGGCTGAGCAAGCTGGTCAACACCCTGCTGGACTTCTCCCGGATCGAAGCCGGCCGCATGCGAGCCAGGTACGAACCGGTCGACCTGGCCGCGGTCACCGCCGAGCTGGCCAGCGTGTTCCGGTCGGCCGTCGAGAGAGCCGGGCTGACGTTCACCGTCGATTGCCCGCCTCTGCGTGAGCCGGTGCACCTGGACCGCGGCATGTGGGAGCAGGTGGTCTTCAACCTGCTCAGCAACGCCCTCAAGTTCACCTTCGACGGCGCCATCACCGTCACCGTCGGGCGTGACGACGAACGCGCGGTCGTCACCGTCACCGACACCGGCGTCGGCGTGCCCGCCGCGGAGATGCCGCGCCTGTTCGAGCGGTTCCACCGCATCGAGAACACCCGCGCCCGTTCCGGTGAGGGCAGCGGTATCGGGCTGGCGCTGGTCCGGGAGCTGGTCGAGTTGCACGGGGGCACCATCGCCGCCGAGAGCACCGAAGGCGCAGGCACCGCGTTCGTCGTCCGCCTCCCCTTCGGCGCCGCCCACTTGCCCGCCGAGGCGCTCGCGCCGGCCGCGACCCACGCCGCCCCCTCTCCCGTCGCCGAGCAGTACGTCCAGGAAGCCCTGCGCTGGCTCCCGGACGAAGCCCACGCGGACAACGCGCCGCGCCCGGCGGAAATCAGCGCCGCCGTTCCCGCGCGGGTCCTCGTCGCCGACGACAACGCCGACATGCGTGAGTACCTGACCCGCCTGTTGCGGGACGCCGATTACGTCGTCACCACCGCTGTCGACGGCAGGAAGGCGCTCGAGGCGGCCCGCACGGATCCGCCGGATCTGGTGATCAGCGACGTGATGATGCCGGGCCTGGACGGCCTCGCCCTGGTGGCCGAGCTGCGCGGGGACGCGCGCACGGCGGCGGTGCCCGTTCTGCTGCTGTCGGCTCGTGCCGGGCAGGAAGCCGCCATCGAAGGACTGCAGGCCGGGGCCGACGACTACCTGGTCAAGCCGTTCGCCGCCGCCGAACTGCTGGCCCGGGTGCGGGCGAACGTCGAACTCGCGCGCCTGCGCAATCACCACGCCCGCTGGCGCACCGCGTTGGTGGATTCGCTGCAAGAGGCGTTCTTCGTCTGCGACGAGCACGGCTCGGTCGTCGAGATCAACGCGACGTTCACCGACATCCTCGGGTTCGGTCCGGAGGGTCTGCCCTACGAGCCGCTCCACCCCTGGTGGCCGGACGCCGCCACCGACCCCGATGCCCACGAGCAGACCGCTGAGGCGTTCGCCGTGCTGCTGGGCGATCCGCAGGGCAGCTACACCGTTCCGGTCACCCATCGCGACGGGCACCGGGTGTGGGTCACGGCCAGCTTCAACCACGTCGACGACCCGGAAACCGGCCGCCAGGTCACGGTGGGCACCTTCCGCGACGTCACCGGCGAGCACTACACCGTGCAGCGCCAGGCCGCGCTGGCCACGCTCAGCCAGCAGCTCGCCCAAGCCGACACCGTGGCCGAGGCGGTGACGGCGTCGGTCGAGGAGTTGCGCCGCGTGTGGAAGGCGCGACGGGTCCTCGCCGTGACCTTCCCCGCGCTGGCTGAGCCACAGCTGGTGTGCGCCGGTGAGCCGCGGCAGTGGACACAGCTGCCGCCCGAGGTGCGGCAGACGATCGAAGCGTTGCGCACCGGTGACCCGCTCATCCCCGCCACCGGTGATCCCGGGGCCGTCGGCGTCGCGCTGCAGCATCCCGCCGGGGTGCTGGTCCTGTGGCTGGAGCTGGCCGAGCGGCGGCGGTTCACCTCGGAAGACGAGACGTTGCTGACGGTGCTCGCCGGACGGCTCGGCCAGGGCCTCTCGCGTGTTCACCAGCACGACCAGCAGCGGGAAACCGCACTGGCGCTGCAGCACGCCATCCTGGGCCCGCAGAACCTACCGGGTGCTTTCGCCGTGCGGTACCAGCCGGCCACCCGTCCCCTGCAGGTCGGCGGCGACTGGTACGACGTGGTCGACCTCGATGACGGACGCATCGCCCTGGTCGTCGGTGACTGCGTGGGGCACGGCCTGGCCGCCGCCACCGTCATGGGACAGCTGCGCAGCGCCTGCCGCGCCCTGCTGCTCGAGCACTCGACCCCGGCCGCGGCCTTGGCCGCGCTGGACCGGTTCGCCGCGAGGCTGCCCGGCGCCACGTGCACCACGGCCCTGTGCGCGGTGCTCACCCCGGAAACCGGCGAGCTGGCCTACTCCAGCGCTGGCCACCCGCCACCGGTCCTGGTCCACGCCGACCGCACCACCCAGCTGCTGGAGGACGGCCACTCCGTCCCGCTGGGCGTGCGCGCCGACGTGGCTCGGCCCGAGGCCCGGATCGTGATCCCGCCGCGCGGCACCCTGTTGCTCTACACCGATGGCCTGGTGGAACGTCGGCGCCGCCCGCTCGACGAGGGCATCTCCCGTGCCGCCGAGCTTCTGGAGAACAGCTCCACCACGACGCCCGACGAACTCGCCGACAAGCTCATGACCGGGCTGGCGCCCGCGGCGGGCTACGAGGACGACGTCGCCGTGCTCCTCTACCGCCAGCCCGGCCCGCTGGACATCGGCTTCCCGGCCGACGCCGGCCAGCTGGCCCCCACCCGCCGGGCCCTGCGCGGCTGGCTCGACCGGTGCGGCCTGGACGCGGAACAGATCCAGAACGTCCTGGTCGCCGTCGGCGAGGCGGTGGCGAACGCCATCGAACACGGCCATCGGGACACCCCCGGAGATCCCATCCGGCTGAGCGCGATCGCCCTGGCCGACCAGGTGCACGTGACCGTCACCGACTCCGGCACCTGGAAGGCCCCGCAGCCGAGCGAGAACTCCCGGCGCGGTCGTGGCATGACCTTGATGCGGGAACTGGTGAGCGAGGTCAGCGTTCACCCGACCACCGGCGGCACGGCCGTCCACTTGCACGCGAGGATCCCGGTATGA
- a CDS encoding STAS domain-containing protein, whose protein sequence is MTPLALETSRRDDGNRVLTATGEIDLSNIADFSRALDDATADGPLVVDLRAVDYLDSSGINALFAHVDQVSLLINPVLEPVLTVSGLIPLVHVE, encoded by the coding sequence ATGACACCGCTCGCCCTGGAAACCTCCCGCCGCGACGACGGCAACCGCGTGCTGACCGCGACCGGCGAGATCGACCTCAGCAACATCGCCGACTTCAGCCGCGCACTCGACGATGCCACGGCCGACGGCCCCCTCGTCGTCGACCTGCGAGCGGTGGACTACCTCGACAGCAGTGGGATCAACGCCCTCTTCGCCCACGTCGACCAGGTGAGCCTCCTCATCAACCCGGTGCTCGAACCGGTGCTCACCGTCAGCGGCCTGATCCCGCTGGTCCACGTCGAATAG
- a CDS encoding PRC-barrel domain-containing protein, whose protein sequence is MRASEVLGATAYDARGRRLGRIADLITDVDSAGTPVIRAALIAPGRRVRLLGYGREEMSRPWLIDRIARWVHGDLREVPWTDLSLDAGAAGGGA, encoded by the coding sequence ATGCGCGCAAGTGAGGTGCTGGGTGCGACCGCCTACGACGCACGGGGGCGGCGGCTCGGGCGGATCGCCGACCTGATCACCGACGTGGACAGCGCCGGTACGCCGGTGATCCGGGCGGCGCTGATCGCTCCTGGCCGGCGTGTCCGCTTGCTCGGCTACGGGCGGGAGGAGATGAGCCGGCCGTGGCTGATCGACCGGATCGCCCGGTGGGTGCACGGGGACCTGCGAGAGGTCCCGTGGACCGACCTGAGCTTGGACGCCGGAGCGGCCGGTGGGGGCGCGTGA
- a CDS encoding PadR family transcriptional regulator — protein MSEQTFLVLIALADEPRHGYGVVQRVQELSEGRVRLRVGTLYGVLDRLVADGWAEHDREEIHQGRLRRYYRLTGAGSTALADQTRRLAANVDTASRVLRARGQWPQVGELRA, from the coding sequence ATGTCCGAACAGACCTTCCTGGTGCTGATCGCGCTGGCGGACGAGCCGCGGCACGGGTACGGAGTCGTCCAGCGGGTGCAGGAGCTGTCCGAGGGGCGGGTGCGACTGCGGGTCGGCACCCTCTACGGCGTGCTGGACCGGCTGGTCGCCGACGGCTGGGCCGAGCACGACCGGGAGGAGATCCACCAGGGCAGGCTGCGGCGCTACTACCGGCTGACCGGGGCGGGCAGCACGGCCCTGGCCGATCAGACCCGGCGGCTGGCCGCGAACGTCGACACCGCCAGCCGGGTGCTGCGGGCCCGTGGCCAGTGGCCCCAGGTGGGGGAGCTGCGGGCATGA